Proteins encoded by one window of Cloeon dipterum chromosome 4, ieCloDipt1.1, whole genome shotgun sequence:
- the dlt gene encoding codanin-1 isoform X1 — MYANILEKTLSNEILPDDVENWLRSRNTTNKFLLEVNQIEFVIYFLSYLRGQANFLETKSSTTPSSTPVKGTHKPPSFSLDPDSYQGKPRRSCSRKLPLTSDNKNDHSSYDANDTQGRRKVQQNRPVPQSFNLASYIVTKTSQRERKNARANIKLDSNIEFPEIGSGKKRIKPVMISTPSKCQQQENQAPNPFTSAPEVSTSDVALERALLKMECLKVQKKDMPKVCLDELTTLSRIYSSILNHDLELNFMNEVYFLTELLCVQIKPEEEKASEMFGNSRNCSFFAAKTLGSLKNFIEYLEPATMKLFCESVVLEEVCPEMVFKLRKILPAIQTRPSFNLNAVIGTQVENESRKNFSSPDSFQVYRKQRDTFYALLEAWDSERHFTKVLVKEVLAIFEWTPKEPENFAYFSRLFVSQLISSCIGDGLKGAAATPLQLQVDPVRLKKLQERLVTPAKALSGPCPPPEFSGWEEFFRDFIVIASNCSFNSHLQDAFVCRLHALNNSKFKYVELQSNVFSAEDETKAKFLACVLSAQLVAKFLGFLQFLPYRSMFKKLSEYILLEQLTIREKVNPVINTHDTLAMAAKNCRLTVTVPWLCSYLVQMDIVTLRMPYVQSTISLLASLQRSLSCRALPGASMLLVRLNIGWCLTILGDACPSLFEAYRSVNNFQNILKAPKNPDYLDMLDSKSVSLVCPFVSELRSLLAGTAENVKGSLSIGSKHITPIAAESVNPALQLELQLEESFIQTQPSSVRQTLTFVTERLTSLNSDFLETDIINPTMLELDAQVQAKVRSEANCLDPNLEFGEKIASLKQKLVGWSSSTSEEQSAFLLEKCLKEANVFILNRCGSLLKQLLPRTVSEIQTNAFAQIIRKNICAKLKASIQTNHGLKTMQKRVKDGVEKTAKQIAKSADSATNLNASMRLPADRTEPVHLESALSPAYTLISIKELILQMVNLQPVAVSKIHSVFTAVERAICHRADLLPDAYCMFKPLTVDLAIWIVATQPETMTEDLTNNFCEVWSGPLGRPDQLDRVFCPRYMQLLCDSHPREKSCAAFKTLLRGLLAANLLTPEGVEQQAVGIFRLEWPQEFLQMYSLLMKDICRDRPGSDNESFTPLLPWLADYCSDLDNLPGD; from the exons ATGTACGCcaacattttggaaaaaacattatcaaatgaaattttacctGATGACGTTGAAAACTGGCTGCGCTCGAGAAACACAACC AATAAGTTTCTCTTGGAGGTcaaccaaattgaatttgtcatATATTTTCTGTCGTATTTGCGAGGCCAAGCAAA CTTTCTGGAGACCAAGTCATCCACTACCCCATCCAGCACTCCAGTCAAAGGAACTCACAAACCGCCATCATTTTCCCTCGATCCAGACAGCTATCAGGGAAAACCTCGGCGTTCCTGCAGCCGAAAGTTGCCACTGACTTCTGATAACAAAAATGATCACTCCAGCTATGACGCAAACGACACTCAAGGGAGACGAAAAGTGCAACAGAATCGCCCTGTACCGCAGTCGTTCAACCTAGCAAGTTACATCGTAACAAAAACGTCTCAGCGAGAACGAAAAAACGCCAGAGCAAACATCAAGCTTGACTCGAACATCGAGTTTCCTGAAATTGGCAGTGGTAAAAAGAGGATCAAACCAGTAATGATTTCCACTCCCAGCAAATGCCAACAG caaGAGAATCAAGCGCCCAATCCGTTCACCAGTGCTCCAGAAGTGAGCACTTCTGACGTTGCTTTAGAGAGAGCACTGCTGAAAATGGAATGCTTGAAAGTCCAAAAGAAAGACATGCCGAAAGTGTGCCTGGATGAACTGACCACCCTCTCTAGAATTTACTCCTCAATTTTAAACCATGACCTTGAGTTGAATTTTATGAATGAGGTGTACTTTTTGACTGAGCTACTGTGCGTTCAAATCAAACCAGAAGAGGAAAAAGCGTCAGAGATGTTTGGAAACTCGCGCAACTGCAGCTTTTTTGCTGCCAAAACATTGGGCTCCCTCAAGAACTTTATTGAATACCTTGAGCCTGCCACAATGAAGTTGTTTTGTGAAAGCGTTGTTCTGGAGGAAGTGTGTCCAGAGATGGTTTTCAAGCTGAGGAAAATTCTGCCAGCAATTCAGACTAGACCCTCGTTTAATCTGAATGCTGTGATTGGAACGCAAGTGGAAAATGAGAGCAGGAAGAATTTCTCTTCACCTGACTCGTTTCAG GTGTACCGCAAACAAAGGGACACGTTTTATGCTCTCCTCGAGGCCTGGGACAGCGAGCGGCACTTTACGAAGGTGCTCGTCAAAGAGGTTTTGGCGATATTTGAGTGGACGCCTAAAGAGCCTGAAAACTTTGCTTACTTCTCCCGCCTCTTTGTGTCTCAGCTTATCTCCTCCTGCATTGGCGACGGCCTGAAAGGCGCCGCCGCCACTCCCTTGCAGCTGCAGGTTGACCCAGTGAGGCTGAAGAAGCTGCAGGAGAGACTGGTCACGCCGGCAAAAGCCTTATCAGGCCCCTGTCCTCCGCCTGAGTTTTCTGGATGGGAGGAATTTTTCCGTGACTTTATTGTGATAGCATCAAACTGCAGCTTCAACTCGCATTTGCAAGACGCCTTTGTCTGCCGACTGCACGCGCTCAATAACTCGAAATTCAAATACGTTGAGTTGCAATCAAATG tgttttcTGCGGAGGATGAGACTAAAGCCAAATTCCTGGCATGTGTTTTGTCAGCACAGTTGGTTGCCAAGTTTTTAGGATTCCTTCAATTCCTGCCATATAGATCTATGTTTAAGAAGTTGTCTGAGTACATACTCTTGGAACAATTGACAATCAGAGAGAAg GTGAATCCCGTCATCAACACTCACGACACACTGGCTATGGCTGCGAAGAATTGCCGACTTACTGTGACTGTTCCTTGGCTGTGTTCGTATTTAGTACAAATGGACATCGTCACCCTTCGAATGCCTTATGTCCAGTCCACAATCTCTCTACTGGCTTCCTTGCAAAGGAGCCTGTCATGCAGAGCTCTTCCAGGCGCTTCAATGCTCCTTGTCCGTCTCAACATTGGATGGTGTCTGACTATCCTTGGAGACGCATGTCCTAGCTTGTTTGAGGCATACAGAAGTGTTAACAA ctttcaaaacattttgaaggCTCCAAAGAATCCAGACTACCTCGATATGCTGGATTCCAAGAGCGTCAGTTTGGTATGTCCCTTTGTGTCTGAGCTGCGGTCACTTCTTGCTGGAACCGCTGAAAATGTGAAGGGCAGCCTAAGCATTGGATCTAAGCACATTACTCCAATTGCTGCTGAATCTGTCAACCCTGCTTTGCAGCTTGAG CTTCAACTAGAGGAAAGTTTCATTCAAACTCAACCGAGCAGCGTAAGGCAGACACTGACTTTTGTCACCGAGCGTTTAACCTCCTTGAACTCTGACTTCTTGGAAACAGACATTATTAATCCTACAATGCTTGAACTGGATGCTCAAGTTCAAGCTAAAGTTCGCTCAGAGGCTAATTGCCTTGATCCAAATCTGgaatttggtgaaaaaattgcttctcTCAAG CAAAAACTAGTGGGCTGGTCATCATCCACATCAGAGGAACAAAGTGCGTTCCTATTGGAGAAATGCTTGAAAGAAGCCAACGTGTTCATTTTAAACAGATGTGGCTCCCTTCTCAAGCAGCTCTTGCCTCGCACTGTGTCAGAAATTCAGACCAACGCTTTTGCCCAAATCATCCGCAAGAACATTTGTGCCAAACTGAAGGCCTCAATCCAGACCAATCACGgattaa AGACGATGCAAAAGAGGGTGAAGGATGGCGTTGAAAAGACTGCCAAGCAGATTGCCAAATCAGCTGATAGCGCTACCAATCTGAACGCATCCATGCGTCTGCCTGCGGACCGAACAGAGCCTGTTCATTTAGAGTCTGCCCTGTCGCCTGCTTACACTTTGATCAGTATTAAG GAGCTTATTTTGCAAATGGTTAATTTGCAGCCAGTGGCCGTCTCAAAAATCCATTCTGTGTTTACTGCCGTGGAAAGGGCCATATGCCACCGAGCAGACTTGTTGCCAGACGCTTATTGCATGTTCAAACCTCTGACTGTTGATTTGGCGATTTGGATAG ttgCAACGCAACCGGAGACAATGACTGAAGACTTAACAAACAATTTCTGCGAGGTGTGGTCTGGGCCACTTGGCAGGCCTGATCAACTGGACAGGGTGTTTTGCCCGCGCTACATGCAGCTGCTCTGTGATAGCCATCCTCGGGAAAAATCGTGTGCTGCCTTTAAAACACTGTTGCGTGGCCTGCTCGCTGCCAATCTGCTAACTCCTGAAGGCGTCGAACAACAGGCGGTCGGGATTTTTCGGTTGGAGTGGCCGCAGGAATTTCTGCAAATGTACTCTCTTCTCATGAAAGACATTTGCAGGGATAGGCCAGGCAGCGACAATGAGTCTTTCACACCGCTTCTGCCGTGGCTTGCCGACTACTGCTCTGACTTGGACAACCTGCCTGGAGATTGA
- the Surf4 gene encoding surfeit locus protein 4 homolog, producing MALNLGKAEDVVDEVLRKGKRILPHITRVCLISTFLEDGIRMWVQWSEQREYMDISWGCGWFLATMFVLINFVGQLGGCTMVLLRKHVPIACGILFFIVCLQTVAYSILWDLQFLFRNLALVGALLLVLAESREDEGRGLFAGLPSVGENKPKNYLQLAGRILVVFMFATLLRLEISFMQILQNIVGSVLMVLVTIGYKTKLSASILVVWLLVLNFWMNAWWTIPAYKPMRDFLKYDFFQTLSVIGGLLMVVTQGPGGVSMDEHKKKW from the exons ATGGCCCTAAATTTAGGAAAAGCAGAAGATGTGGTTGACGAG GTCCTGCGCAAGGGGAAGAGAATTCTGCCTCACATCACCAGAGTGTGTCTGATTTCGACCTTTTTAGAAGATGGTATCCGCATGTGGGTACAGTGGTCAGAACAGAGGGAATACATGGATATCTCTTGGGGATGTGGCTGGTTTCTGGCCACAATGTTCGTCTTAATAAACTTTGTCGGACAACTCGGTGGCTGCACCATGGTCCTTTTGAGAAAACACGTCCCTATTGCCTGTGGCATCCTTTTCTTCATTGTCTGCTTGCAG actgtTGCCTACAGCATTCTGTGGGACCTCCAGTTCTTGTTCAGAAACTTAGCCCTGGTTGGTGCCCTTCTTCTGGTTTTGGCCGAGAGCAGAGAAGATGAAGGAAGAGGACTGTTTGCAGGATTGCCCAGTGTTG GAGAAAATAAGCCGAAGAACTACTTGCAGTTGGCTGGTCGCATTttggttgttttcatgttcgCCACACTGCTTAGACTGGAAATTTCGTTCATGCAG ATTCTGCAGAACATAGTAGGTTCAGTGCTGATGGTGCTTGTGACCATAGGCTACAAGACCAAGCTGAGTGCGTCCATCCTTGTTGTGTGGCTTCTTGTCCTTAACTTCTGGATGAACGCCTGGTGGACGATTCCAGCTTACAAGCCAATGCGTGATTTCCTTAAATACGATTTCTTCCAG ACCCTTTCCGTAATTGGTGGTCTATTAATGGTGGTGACTCAGGGTCCAGGTGGTGTGTCGATGGATGAGCACAAGAAAAAGTGGTAA
- the LOC135943292 gene encoding titin-like isoform X2: MDFDIHLNRPTANLHDILTDPTIPEWKKDLIVRKRNTNRILFGNLKLTCAPLGSICNHNTPTADAIRNDDITTAATATDANLTEEAESVQSEAADAEQNSSEQEAVENCIQLPPVPAEEQPAKERLQEEVEDFHPQEDSPQVNGASAAAGVGTDLADEDGAVDCCLSVSAAERVSPECRAWCEGAMRLNNDTDRFPAASKILLNVNPKSASNKAVVTLTNNKRPVLASSNKIMGEERPKMKSSVRKLSAPPLGSKPVVHTVNLGDPEEIKYGPGIVHKLRDRYINITLRETASANKQRPPLSNLRRASSLDNILDDPPAVRRPPPTAEKKQQPPVKAKTLSVAENIKRHRSMETLLFEKQAPLVNDDIVIIEHSQPPDTSPGKKTSTEEDDLPPPDVVKQTRQKFERRTHSLPQPNKQQGIVASRVATFKKPALQPKPANLDGLRRPEAPTQPAAPDLGKLLSPVEKKQPPVIISEEPKVAPAADPKVAPAADPKVAPAADPMVSPKPKVAPVELKPPSPPVVTKESPVKSPEAKTPPVKVPSPKESPLKVSAPKETPVKVVSPKESPVKETNETPLATVRVAKEVSPPPPRVLSPKQEKNVNDEVDDETSKIISKKALENIRKNGFSMVISPKGSPNLSHLPSGDKATSPQVISLHQKVQDKQVGVIRPITKVDSRVSEKNLINAVKSEQPLIKAVNLRPTKVDAAPSPPPAVVTKEPSADLWGNKKRPFNEQPSTQCFDFTTRKSVPDYIENDGLGQRPPPVGDEMDGGAVLTFAINFEIIGGNVLINGRSSLQKQPKASKMRIKFDDGATSMFEYPSEASLLLDDGASPLSSHPTDDGGVASQPRGLQSLPSERRIKAKYYVIKRNYSSHMLDTIV; the protein is encoded by the exons ATGGATTTCGACATACACCTAAACCGGCCGACGGCTAACTTGCACGACATTCTGACCGACCCAACCATCCCCGAGTGGAAGAAGGACCTGATAGTGCGTAAGCGAAACACGAATCGCATTCTCTTCGGCAACCTGAAGTTGACATGTGCTCCACTCGGCTCGATTTGTAATCACAATACCCCCACTGCCGACGCGATAAGGAATGACGATATCACCACAGCAGCTACAGCAACGGATGCGAATTTGACGGAAGAGGCAGAGTCAGTACAGTCAGAGGCAGCGGACGCCGAGCAGAATTCGAGTGAGCAAGAGGCGGTCGAAAATTGCATCCAACTGCCGCCGGTACCAGCTGAGGAGCAGCCGGCGAAGGAGAGGCTGCAGGAGGAGGTGGAGGACTTTCACCCGCAGGAAGATTCTCCTCAGGTTAACGGcgcgtccgccgccgccggagtGGGGACTGATCTAGCCGACGAGGATGGTGCCGTTGACTGCTGCCTCTCCGTCAGTGCAGCCGAACGCGTCTCGCCGGAGTGTCGTGCCTGGTGCGAGGGCGCGATGCGACTGAATAATGACACGGACCGCTTCCCAGCAGCAAGCAAGATCCTGCTCAACGTCAACCCCAAGAGCGCCAGCAACAAGGCGGTCGTCACCCTGACCAACAACAAGCGACCCGTCTTGGCCTCGAGCAACAAAATCATGGGCGAGGAAAGGCCCAAAATGAAAAGTTCCGTGCGTAAATTGAGCGCCCCTCCGCTGGGCAGCAAGCCTGTCGTGCACACGGTCAACCTGGGCGACCCCGAGGAAATTAAGTATGGCCCCGGGATCGTGCACAAGCTTCGCGACCGCTACATCAACATCACCCTGCGTGAGACGGCGTCTGCCAACAAGCAGAGGCCGCCTCTGAGCAACCTGCGGCGAGCATCCAGCCTGGACAACATCCTAGACGATCCGCCTGCGGTGCGGCGTCCGCCGCCGACCGCAGAAAAAAAGCAACAGCCGCCAGTCAAGGCGAAAACGCTCAGTGTGGCTGAAAACATCAAGCGGCACCGCTCCATGGAGACGTTGCTGTTCGAGAAGCAGGCGCCCCTGGTCAACGACGACATCGTCATCATCGAGCACAGCCAGCCGCCTGATACATCCCCAGGCAAGAAGACCTCAACGGAGGAGGATGACCTGCCACCCCCGGACGTCGTTAAGCAGACGAGGCAGAAGTTCGAAAGACGCACTCACTCGCTGCCGCAGCCCAACAAGCAGCAAGGCATTGTCGCCTCCAGGGTGGCCACCTTTAAGAAGCCTGCCCTGCAGCCCAAGCCGGCCAATCTGGATGGGCTGCGACGACCTGAAGCGCCAACCCAGCCTGCTGCTCCGGACCTCGGCAAGTTGTTATCTCCCGTTgagaaaaagcagccgccAGTCATCATCAGCGAGGAGCCCAAGGTCGCTCCTGCCGCTGACCCTAAGGTCGCTCCTGCTGCTGACCCCAAGGTCGCTCCTGCTGCTGACCCCATGGTTTCGCCAAAACCCAAAGTTGCCCCTGTCGAGCTGAAACCCCCCTCTCCTCCTGTTGTGACCAAGGAGTCTCCTGTCAAGTCGCCAGAGGCGAAAACACCGCCCGTGAAGGTCCCCTCTCCGAAAGAGTCGCCCTTGAAGGTCTCTGCGCCAAAAGAGACTCCTGTGAAGGTCGTATCCCCCAAAGAGTCACCTGTGAAAGAGACAAACGAGACCCCGCTAGCCACCGTGCGCGTGGCTAAGGAAGTGTCTCCGCCCCCACCGAGGGTGCTGTCTCCAAAACAGGAGAAAAACGTTAACGACGAAGTGGACGATGAGACAAGCAAGATTATCTCGAAAAAGGCGCTGGAAAACATCCGCAAGAACGGCTTTTCGATGGTGATCAGCCCCAAAGGTTCACCGAATCTGTCGCACCTGCCCAGTGGCGATAAGGCCACCTCGCCTCAGGTCATCTCGCTGCACCAGAAGGTGCAGGACAAACAGGTGGGCGTTATTCGTCCCATCACAAAAGTGGACAGCCGGGTCAGCGAAAAGAACCTGATCAATGCTGTCAAGTCTGAGCAGCCGCTCATCAAGGCCGTGAACTTGCGGCCAACCAAGGTGGACGCTGCCCCCTCGCCGCCCCCGGCTGTCGTCACCAAGGAGCCGTCAGCTGACTTGTGGGGCAACAAAAAGCGCCCATTCAACGAACAGCCCAGCACCCAGTGCTTCGACTTCACCACAAGGAAAAGCGTCCCAGACTACATCGAAAACGATGGACTCGGACAAAGACCTCCT cCTGTCGGTGATGAAATGGACGGTGGTGCTGTGCTGACCTTCGCGATCAACTTCGAAATCATCGGAGGCAACGTGCTCATCAATGGACGCTCAAGCCTTCAAAAGCAACCCAAAGCCAGCAAG
- the dlt gene encoding codanin-1 isoform X2, whose protein sequence is MYANILEKTLSNEILPDDVENWLRSRNTTNKFLLEVNQIEFVIYFLSYLRGQANFLETKSSTTPSSTPVKGTHKPPSFSLDPDSYQGKPRRSCSRKLPLTSDNKNDHSSYDANDTQGRRKVQQNRPVPQSFNLASYIVTKTSQRERKNARANIKLDSNIEFPEIGSGKKRIKPVMISTPSKCQQQENQAPNPFTSAPEVSTSDVALERALLKMECLKVQKKDMPKVCLDELTTLSRIYSSILNHDLELNFMNEVYFLTELLCVQIKPEEEKASEMFGNSRNCSFFAAKTLGSLKNFIEYLEPATMKLFCESVVLEEVCPEMVFKLRKILPAIQTRPSFNLNAVIGTQVENESRKNFSSPDSFQVYRKQRDTFYALLEAWDSERHFTKVLVKEVLAIFEWTPKEPENFAYFSRLFVSQLISSCIGDGLKGAAATPLQLQVDPVRLKKLQERLVTPAKALSGPCPPPEFSGWEEFFRDFIVIASNCSFNSHLQDAFVCRLHALNNSKFKYVELQSNVFSAEDETKAKFLACVLSAQLVAKFLGFLQFLPYRSMFKKLSEYILLEQLTIREKVNPVINTHDTLAMAAKNCRLTVTVPWLCSYLVQMDIVTLRMPYVQSTISLLASLQRSLSCRALPGASMLLVRLNIGWCLTILGDACPSLFEAYRSVNNFQNILKAPKNPDYLDMLDSKSVSLVCPFVSELRSLLAGTAENVKGSLSIGSKHITPIAAESVNPALQLELQLEESFIQTQPSSVRQTLTFVTERLTSLNSDFLETDIINPTMLELDAQVQAKVRSEANCLDPNLEFGEKIASLKQKLVGWSSSTSEEQSAFLLEKCLKEANVFILNRCGSLLKQLLPRTVSEIQTNAFAQIIRKNICAKLKASIQTNHGLKTMQKRVKDGVEKTAKQIAKSADSATNLNASMRLPADRTEPVHLESALSPAYTLISIKELILQMVNLQPVAVSKIHSVFTAVERAICHRADLLPDAYCMFKPLTVDLAIWIVATQPETMTEDLTNNFCEVWSGPLGRPDQLDRVFCPRYMQLLCDSHPREKSCAAFKTLLRGLLAANLLTPEGVEQQAVGIFRDRPGSDNESFTPLLPWLADYCSDLDNLPGD, encoded by the exons ATGTACGCcaacattttggaaaaaacattatcaaatgaaattttacctGATGACGTTGAAAACTGGCTGCGCTCGAGAAACACAACC AATAAGTTTCTCTTGGAGGTcaaccaaattgaatttgtcatATATTTTCTGTCGTATTTGCGAGGCCAAGCAAA CTTTCTGGAGACCAAGTCATCCACTACCCCATCCAGCACTCCAGTCAAAGGAACTCACAAACCGCCATCATTTTCCCTCGATCCAGACAGCTATCAGGGAAAACCTCGGCGTTCCTGCAGCCGAAAGTTGCCACTGACTTCTGATAACAAAAATGATCACTCCAGCTATGACGCAAACGACACTCAAGGGAGACGAAAAGTGCAACAGAATCGCCCTGTACCGCAGTCGTTCAACCTAGCAAGTTACATCGTAACAAAAACGTCTCAGCGAGAACGAAAAAACGCCAGAGCAAACATCAAGCTTGACTCGAACATCGAGTTTCCTGAAATTGGCAGTGGTAAAAAGAGGATCAAACCAGTAATGATTTCCACTCCCAGCAAATGCCAACAG caaGAGAATCAAGCGCCCAATCCGTTCACCAGTGCTCCAGAAGTGAGCACTTCTGACGTTGCTTTAGAGAGAGCACTGCTGAAAATGGAATGCTTGAAAGTCCAAAAGAAAGACATGCCGAAAGTGTGCCTGGATGAACTGACCACCCTCTCTAGAATTTACTCCTCAATTTTAAACCATGACCTTGAGTTGAATTTTATGAATGAGGTGTACTTTTTGACTGAGCTACTGTGCGTTCAAATCAAACCAGAAGAGGAAAAAGCGTCAGAGATGTTTGGAAACTCGCGCAACTGCAGCTTTTTTGCTGCCAAAACATTGGGCTCCCTCAAGAACTTTATTGAATACCTTGAGCCTGCCACAATGAAGTTGTTTTGTGAAAGCGTTGTTCTGGAGGAAGTGTGTCCAGAGATGGTTTTCAAGCTGAGGAAAATTCTGCCAGCAATTCAGACTAGACCCTCGTTTAATCTGAATGCTGTGATTGGAACGCAAGTGGAAAATGAGAGCAGGAAGAATTTCTCTTCACCTGACTCGTTTCAG GTGTACCGCAAACAAAGGGACACGTTTTATGCTCTCCTCGAGGCCTGGGACAGCGAGCGGCACTTTACGAAGGTGCTCGTCAAAGAGGTTTTGGCGATATTTGAGTGGACGCCTAAAGAGCCTGAAAACTTTGCTTACTTCTCCCGCCTCTTTGTGTCTCAGCTTATCTCCTCCTGCATTGGCGACGGCCTGAAAGGCGCCGCCGCCACTCCCTTGCAGCTGCAGGTTGACCCAGTGAGGCTGAAGAAGCTGCAGGAGAGACTGGTCACGCCGGCAAAAGCCTTATCAGGCCCCTGTCCTCCGCCTGAGTTTTCTGGATGGGAGGAATTTTTCCGTGACTTTATTGTGATAGCATCAAACTGCAGCTTCAACTCGCATTTGCAAGACGCCTTTGTCTGCCGACTGCACGCGCTCAATAACTCGAAATTCAAATACGTTGAGTTGCAATCAAATG tgttttcTGCGGAGGATGAGACTAAAGCCAAATTCCTGGCATGTGTTTTGTCAGCACAGTTGGTTGCCAAGTTTTTAGGATTCCTTCAATTCCTGCCATATAGATCTATGTTTAAGAAGTTGTCTGAGTACATACTCTTGGAACAATTGACAATCAGAGAGAAg GTGAATCCCGTCATCAACACTCACGACACACTGGCTATGGCTGCGAAGAATTGCCGACTTACTGTGACTGTTCCTTGGCTGTGTTCGTATTTAGTACAAATGGACATCGTCACCCTTCGAATGCCTTATGTCCAGTCCACAATCTCTCTACTGGCTTCCTTGCAAAGGAGCCTGTCATGCAGAGCTCTTCCAGGCGCTTCAATGCTCCTTGTCCGTCTCAACATTGGATGGTGTCTGACTATCCTTGGAGACGCATGTCCTAGCTTGTTTGAGGCATACAGAAGTGTTAACAA ctttcaaaacattttgaaggCTCCAAAGAATCCAGACTACCTCGATATGCTGGATTCCAAGAGCGTCAGTTTGGTATGTCCCTTTGTGTCTGAGCTGCGGTCACTTCTTGCTGGAACCGCTGAAAATGTGAAGGGCAGCCTAAGCATTGGATCTAAGCACATTACTCCAATTGCTGCTGAATCTGTCAACCCTGCTTTGCAGCTTGAG CTTCAACTAGAGGAAAGTTTCATTCAAACTCAACCGAGCAGCGTAAGGCAGACACTGACTTTTGTCACCGAGCGTTTAACCTCCTTGAACTCTGACTTCTTGGAAACAGACATTATTAATCCTACAATGCTTGAACTGGATGCTCAAGTTCAAGCTAAAGTTCGCTCAGAGGCTAATTGCCTTGATCCAAATCTGgaatttggtgaaaaaattgcttctcTCAAG CAAAAACTAGTGGGCTGGTCATCATCCACATCAGAGGAACAAAGTGCGTTCCTATTGGAGAAATGCTTGAAAGAAGCCAACGTGTTCATTTTAAACAGATGTGGCTCCCTTCTCAAGCAGCTCTTGCCTCGCACTGTGTCAGAAATTCAGACCAACGCTTTTGCCCAAATCATCCGCAAGAACATTTGTGCCAAACTGAAGGCCTCAATCCAGACCAATCACGgattaa AGACGATGCAAAAGAGGGTGAAGGATGGCGTTGAAAAGACTGCCAAGCAGATTGCCAAATCAGCTGATAGCGCTACCAATCTGAACGCATCCATGCGTCTGCCTGCGGACCGAACAGAGCCTGTTCATTTAGAGTCTGCCCTGTCGCCTGCTTACACTTTGATCAGTATTAAG GAGCTTATTTTGCAAATGGTTAATTTGCAGCCAGTGGCCGTCTCAAAAATCCATTCTGTGTTTACTGCCGTGGAAAGGGCCATATGCCACCGAGCAGACTTGTTGCCAGACGCTTATTGCATGTTCAAACCTCTGACTGTTGATTTGGCGATTTGGATAG ttgCAACGCAACCGGAGACAATGACTGAAGACTTAACAAACAATTTCTGCGAGGTGTGGTCTGGGCCACTTGGCAGGCCTGATCAACTGGACAGGGTGTTTTGCCCGCGCTACATGCAGCTGCTCTGTGATAGCCATCCTCGGGAAAAATCGTGTGCTGCCTTTAAAACACTGTTGCGTGGCCTGCTCGCTGCCAATCTGCTAACTCCTGAAGGCGTCGAACAACAGGCGGTCGGGATTTTTCG GGATAGGCCAGGCAGCGACAATGAGTCTTTCACACCGCTTCTGCCGTGGCTTGCCGACTACTGCTCTGACTTGGACAACCTGCCTGGAGATTGA